Proteins from one bacterium BMS3Abin08 genomic window:
- the glyA gene encoding serine hydroxymethyltransferase yields the protein MQLNEVRKTDPEVYDSIIKEMQREESKIVLIASENYASRAVLETQGSVFTNKYAEGYPRRRYYGGCEYADQVEDLAVERAMRLFGAEHVNVQPHSGTQANMAVFFTVLKPGDTVLGMSLNHGGHLSHGARVNFSGFLYNALSYGVRQDGYIDIDAVRDIARKHRPKLIVTGASAYSRVIDFRAFSEIAKETGAYLLADIAHIAGLVASGVHPTPFPYADFVTTTTHKTLRGPRGGMIMCRSEFAKKIDKMIFPGIQGGPLVHVIAAKAVAFKEALSPGFREYQEQIVRNARKLSEELTLRGFDIISGGTDNHLMLVDLTKKGITGKDAEAALDIAGITANKNAIPYDEKPPAITSGIRLGTPCVTTRGMKEAEMVEIASIIDSVINNSNDESELRELRERTASLCKSFPLY from the coding sequence GTGCAACTCAATGAAGTACGTAAAACAGACCCCGAGGTTTATGACTCCATCATAAAGGAAATGCAACGTGAGGAGAGCAAGATTGTCCTGATTGCATCTGAAAACTATGCATCCAGGGCTGTCCTCGAAACACAGGGATCGGTTTTTACCAATAAATATGCCGAGGGTTATCCCAGGAGGAGATACTATGGCGGATGTGAATACGCCGACCAGGTGGAGGACCTCGCAGTAGAACGTGCAATGAGGCTCTTTGGCGCCGAACACGTAAACGTCCAGCCCCATTCCGGGACCCAGGCAAACATGGCGGTCTTTTTCACGGTCCTTAAGCCCGGGGATACCGTGCTTGGCATGAGTCTCAATCACGGAGGTCACCTCTCGCATGGCGCGCGTGTCAACTTCTCCGGGTTCCTTTACAATGCCCTGAGCTACGGCGTCAGGCAGGATGGATACATAGACATTGACGCGGTAAGGGATATTGCAAGAAAACACCGGCCGAAACTGATTGTAACCGGTGCAAGCGCATACTCGAGGGTTATAGACTTCAGGGCATTTTCAGAGATAGCAAAAGAGACGGGTGCATACCTCCTTGCCGATATCGCCCATATAGCGGGCCTCGTTGCCAGCGGAGTCCACCCTACCCCCTTCCCCTATGCTGACTTTGTCACTACAACGACACACAAGACCCTGCGTGGTCCCCGTGGCGGGATGATCATGTGCCGTTCGGAATTTGCAAAAAAAATCGACAAGATGATCTTCCCCGGGATTCAGGGCGGACCCCTCGTTCACGTAATAGCCGCCAAGGCGGTTGCCTTCAAAGAGGCCCTCTCACCGGGATTCAGGGAGTATCAGGAGCAGATCGTCAGGAACGCCAGGAAACTCTCTGAAGAATTAACCCTGCGCGGGTTCGATATAATTTCAGGCGGGACAGACAACCACCTGATGCTCGTTGACCTCACAAAGAAGGGAATTACGGGAAAGGATGCCGAGGCCGCACTTGATATAGCGGGAATCACTGCAAACAAAAATGCCATTCCCTATGATGAAAAACCGCCCGCTATAACCAGCGGCATCAGGCTTGGAACCCCGTGCGTCACAACACGGGGGATGAAGGAGGCTGAAATGGTGGAGATTGCGTCCATAATAGACAGCGTAATCAATAATTCAAACGACGAATCGGAATTGAGGGAATTGCGTGAACGTACCGCTTCCCTGTGTAAATCTTTTCCTTTATACTGA
- the nrdR gene encoding transcriptional repressor NrdR encodes MKCPFCGNLEDRVIDSRTGKDGDVIRRRRECLKCERRFTSYEKIEENLPLVIKKDSRREPFDRSKILTGLKKACEKRDISAETLDETVDEIQRKLLELEVKEVQSSWIGEEIMNTLKELDKVAYVRFASVYREFKDLNEFMEEMKSLFE; translated from the coding sequence ATGAAATGTCCCTTTTGTGGAAACCTGGAAGATAGGGTTATCGATTCACGAACCGGCAAGGACGGCGACGTTATAAGGCGGCGGCGGGAATGCCTGAAGTGTGAACGGCGTTTCACATCCTACGAAAAAATCGAAGAAAACCTCCCACTGGTTATCAAGAAGGATTCAAGGCGGGAACCCTTTGACCGGTCAAAGATCCTCACCGGGCTGAAGAAGGCATGTGAAAAAAGGGATATCTCGGCGGAGACCCTCGATGAGACCGTTGATGAGATCCAGAGAAAGCTCCTTGAACTCGAGGTGAAGGAAGTACAGAGTTCCTGGATAGGAGAGGAGATAATGAACACCCTCAAGGAACTCGATAAGGTCGCCTACGTGAGGTTTGCCTCGGTTTACAGGGAATTCAAGGATCTGAATGAGTTCATGGAAGAGATGAAAAGCCTCTTTGAGTAA
- the priA gene encoding primosomal protein N': protein MLLCEIVFPQNLPFLTYSVPEPLKGTIKPGHLVTAPLRKREKKGIVLRLRTAVNASGLKEITGIADSTPLLPLPLISLLEWAAGYYITNHGLMLKSMLSDVLISPPGKTRPCNPVISGYDTDENTEDTEEIIANIKALTNEGRFGVFLLQPADQYSQLQVIRGLLSEGVSALILSPEISYAERIYTVINRRHRGKTAILHGRMKRSERYDTLKGLLNGNYSILTGTRSAVFAPMKPKILIVTHEHNHSYKQEESPRYHARDVAVMRAMLEDIPVLLMSPTPSLESLHNCRRNRYRLIKTGTRPNPPVVRVLDLKKTVSPVPFLSQRVINSLKAVTGDGAGKKAMIIIQRKGYAMLRCDECGHIEECPDCMIPLVYHKKKGLLCHYCKFSKPLPRSCPHCKGYNLNPFGAGVERIQEYLDNLFESGVKPREITLDASRGRSKGGGESTNLTSTRSPAGDRYLIVGTLSRRGLYFRSLDLIAFLNPDIILNLPDFRSSERLFQEVVSVSDFLLPGGEIILQTEVPWHPVFRYLKKWDYLGFAGDELLKRREASAPPFTKMIAVYIYKKRESDSDRDDIEAAVDGVGNREDVHGPVRTLPRLRGYEACYQVVLKGKTMKIPREKALYLKDRLTEGGFTLRFDVDPVFL from the coding sequence GTGCTCCTCTGTGAAATAGTCTTCCCCCAGAACCTTCCCTTTCTCACATACTCGGTACCGGAACCCCTTAAAGGGACCATCAAACCCGGGCATTTGGTTACGGCGCCCCTGCGCAAGAGGGAGAAAAAGGGCATCGTGCTCAGACTGCGGACGGCCGTTAATGCCTCCGGCCTTAAAGAGATAACCGGCATTGCCGACTCCACGCCGCTGCTTCCACTACCTCTCATATCCCTGCTTGAATGGGCTGCCGGGTACTACATAACCAACCACGGTTTGATGTTGAAGTCCATGCTTTCCGATGTCCTGATATCCCCACCCGGTAAAACCAGGCCCTGCAATCCGGTCATTTCCGGATACGATACGGATGAAAACACGGAAGATACGGAAGAGATTATTGCAAATATAAAGGCCTTGACCAATGAAGGCAGGTTCGGCGTCTTTCTCCTGCAGCCGGCCGATCAGTACTCACAACTCCAGGTCATCCGGGGACTTCTCTCTGAAGGGGTGTCGGCACTGATACTGTCGCCTGAGATATCCTATGCAGAGAGGATCTATACCGTAATAAACCGCCGCCACAGAGGAAAAACCGCAATCCTGCACGGCAGGATGAAGAGATCGGAACGTTACGATACACTGAAGGGCCTGCTCAACGGTAATTACTCAATCCTTACGGGAACGAGATCCGCCGTATTTGCACCCATGAAGCCCAAAATACTTATTGTGACTCACGAGCATAATCATTCCTATAAACAGGAGGAATCACCGCGCTACCATGCCCGTGATGTTGCCGTTATGAGGGCAATGCTCGAGGATATACCCGTCCTGCTTATGTCACCCACACCCTCTCTGGAGTCCCTCCACAACTGCAGGAGGAACAGGTACAGGCTGATCAAGACCGGGACCAGGCCCAACCCGCCGGTGGTAAGGGTTCTGGATCTCAAGAAAACCGTATCCCCCGTCCCCTTTCTCTCCCAGCGGGTGATAAACTCCCTGAAGGCCGTTACCGGAGACGGCGCAGGGAAGAAGGCCATGATCATTATCCAGAGAAAGGGGTATGCAATGCTCAGATGTGATGAATGCGGACATATAGAGGAATGTCCCGACTGCATGATACCCCTTGTGTATCATAAAAAAAAGGGCCTCCTCTGCCACTACTGCAAATTCAGCAAACCCCTTCCACGCTCATGTCCGCACTGCAAGGGCTACAATCTCAACCCCTTCGGGGCAGGTGTCGAGCGGATTCAGGAGTATCTGGATAATCTCTTCGAGTCCGGTGTGAAACCCCGGGAGATAACCCTCGATGCCTCCCGTGGCCGGTCAAAGGGGGGTGGTGAGAGTACCAACCTCACATCGACCCGCTCCCCGGCAGGGGACCGCTACCTGATTGTCGGGACCCTCTCCAGGAGGGGACTTTATTTTAGGAGCCTCGACCTGATCGCCTTTCTCAACCCTGATATCATCTTGAACCTGCCGGACTTCAGGTCCTCGGAAAGACTGTTCCAGGAAGTCGTCTCCGTAAGCGATTTTCTGTTACCCGGCGGTGAGATAATACTACAGACAGAGGTGCCCTGGCATCCGGTCTTCAGGTACCTCAAGAAATGGGACTACCTCGGCTTTGCCGGGGATGAGCTTCTGAAACGCAGGGAAGCCTCAGCGCCACCATTTACCAAAATGATAGCGGTGTATATCTACAAAAAAAGGGAAAGTGATTCAGACAGGGACGATATCGAGGCTGCTGTAGATGGAGTCGGAAACAGGGAGGATGTCCACGGCCCCGTCAGGACCCTTCCCAGGCTCAGGGGATACGAGGCCTGCTACCAGGTTGTATTGAAGGGCAAGACGATGAAAATACCGAGGGAAAAAGCCCTGTACCTGAAGGACAGACTCACAGAGGGCGGCTTTACCCTACGCTTTGATGTCGACCCGGTATTCCTTTAA
- the ribF gene encoding riboflavin biosynthesis protein RibF: protein MKVIWGLEELEESPESPVVTIGNFDGVHLGHRKIFSRVVDVASRMGGASMAITFEPHPVKVLAPERDVRLLTPTDQKIRLIGESGIDLLLLIRFNKDFSRLSPDDFIRQILVEKLKVKHVIVGHNYRFGKGKKGTTRMLRNYGRRYGFTVNVVRNMKIGGFTVSSTRVRQLLQWGRVCEASSFLGRSYSIHGTVIKGAGRGGRILNTPTANITTPHELIPKEGVYVVKVSVEGNVYDGVANIGKNPTFGGRKQSYEVHLLDFKGNILKKDIVVYFIDRIRGEKTFPSADALREQITRDIDTARVILKEYRVDIKA, encoded by the coding sequence ATGAAAGTCATATGGGGATTGGAAGAGCTTGAGGAAAGCCCGGAGTCGCCTGTCGTCACGATAGGCAACTTCGACGGCGTACACCTCGGGCACAGGAAGATCTTCAGTCGTGTTGTCGATGTAGCATCACGCATGGGGGGGGCGTCCATGGCTATTACATTTGAGCCCCATCCCGTAAAGGTCCTTGCCCCTGAAAGAGATGTAAGGCTCCTGACCCCGACCGACCAGAAGATAAGGCTGATCGGGGAATCCGGTATCGACCTCCTTCTGTTAATCAGGTTCAATAAGGATTTCTCAAGGCTGTCACCTGATGACTTCATAAGGCAAATACTCGTTGAAAAACTTAAAGTCAAACATGTAATTGTAGGCCATAACTACCGGTTTGGAAAGGGTAAAAAGGGCACCACAAGGATGCTCAGGAATTACGGCAGGAGGTATGGTTTCACGGTGAATGTCGTGCGGAACATGAAGATCGGCGGATTCACGGTAAGCAGTACAAGGGTAAGGCAGCTCCTGCAGTGGGGAAGGGTTTGTGAGGCATCATCCTTCCTCGGCAGGTCCTATTCAATACACGGAACCGTAATAAAGGGCGCAGGTAGGGGAGGGAGGATTCTGAATACCCCAACGGCAAACATCACCACCCCCCACGAACTCATTCCAAAAGAGGGGGTTTATGTTGTCAAGGTATCGGTCGAGGGGAATGTTTATGACGGGGTGGCAAATATTGGGAAGAACCCGACCTTCGGCGGTCGGAAGCAGAGTTATGAAGTGCACCTCCTCGATTTTAAAGGTAACATCCTGAAGAAGGATATCGTGGTATATTTTATCGACAGGATAAGGGGGGAAAAGACCTTTCCAAGCGCCGATGCCCTCAGGGAACAGATAACCAGGGATATCGACACGGCAAGGGTTATTTTAAAGGAATACCGGGTCGACATCAAAGCGTAG
- the purM gene encoding phosphoribosylformylglycinamidine cyclo-ligase, translated as MQNISVMSDGLTYKASGVDVDEGERFVKLISPLVKETFRKEVLTGLGGFGALFELDTGRFKRPVLISGTDGVGTKLKIAFMADRHDTVGIDLVAMCVNDILTSGAEPLFFLDYFATGRLSAETGKEVVKGIVRGCREAGCALIGGETAEMPGFYSAGEYDLSGFAVGIVEKDEIIDGSSVDTGDAVVGISSSGLHSNGFSLVRNLFFNRNKMEIDSYMEVLGRTLGEELLEPTRIYVNAFNLLRDKGIGVKAMAHITGGGISGNLPRALPAGKRALLRRGSWKEPPIFDVIRRLGNISEKEMEKTFNLGIGYIIILSADEAERAVSVLKGPVYESFIIGDIKNGEKGIEYA; from the coding sequence ATGCAAAATATAAGCGTTATGTCCGATGGACTGACTTATAAGGCATCCGGGGTGGATGTGGATGAAGGGGAACGTTTCGTTAAACTCATTTCACCCCTTGTAAAGGAAACCTTCCGTAAAGAGGTCCTTACCGGGCTTGGTGGGTTTGGTGCGCTCTTTGAATTGGACACAGGCAGGTTTAAAAGACCTGTGCTGATCAGCGGAACCGACGGCGTCGGGACAAAACTGAAGATCGCCTTTATGGCGGACCGCCATGATACCGTGGGTATAGACCTTGTGGCGATGTGTGTAAATGACATCCTCACCTCCGGGGCGGAACCACTCTTCTTTCTCGATTACTTTGCTACAGGCCGCCTGAGTGCGGAAACCGGGAAGGAGGTCGTAAAGGGAATAGTCCGTGGCTGCAGGGAAGCCGGATGCGCCCTGATAGGCGGAGAAACAGCCGAAATGCCGGGTTTTTACAGCGCCGGTGAATACGACCTGTCGGGGTTTGCCGTGGGGATTGTTGAAAAGGATGAAATTATCGACGGAAGCTCGGTTGATACAGGCGACGCCGTAGTCGGTATTTCCTCGAGCGGGCTTCACAGTAACGGATTCTCTCTCGTGAGGAACCTGTTCTTTAACCGGAATAAGATGGAGATTGATTCCTACATGGAGGTCCTGGGGAGAACCCTCGGGGAAGAACTCCTCGAGCCTACGAGGATATATGTAAACGCCTTTAATCTCCTAAGGGACAAGGGAATCGGCGTCAAGGCAATGGCCCATATTACAGGGGGAGGTATTTCAGGCAATCTGCCGAGGGCGCTCCCTGCGGGGAAAAGGGCGCTCCTGCGGCGAGGTTCATGGAAGGAGCCGCCGATTTTCGATGTGATAAGAAGGCTCGGTAATATCTCTGAAAAAGAAATGGAAAAAACCTTCAACCTTGGCATAGGATATATTATAATATTAAGCGCTGACGAGGCCGAGAGGGCCGTCTCCGTGCTGAAGGGTCCGGTTTATGAAAGTTTTATTATTGGTGATATCAAAAATGGAGAAAAGGGGATAGAGTATGCATAA
- the mepM_1 gene encoding murein DD-endopeptidase MepM, protein MHKIKKLLRRIFAPITIMLIPHSNKRPMSVKLPSIGIIVLLLVWTSFTGYIVFVGVTTERYNEVKAKLDFYYGQFADLRTTINSLKKSETQFKRLFSLEKKSEVLETLDVSDSGSIDMELLKKQIEKTMDTVGEIKDYLRQQRDIYFATPRGSPLEGGYISSPFGWRKHPKTGRRDYHTGIDIAAWPGTPVRATADGIVSFAGWSGGSGRLVVLEHGFGFTTAYAHNKKIIVKVGQKVNRGDIISYVGSTGNTTGPHVHYEVWLDKKPVNPRSYMKGK, encoded by the coding sequence ATGCATAAAATAAAAAAGCTCCTCCGCCGTATCTTTGCACCGATAACCATAATGCTTATACCCCACTCCAACAAGAGGCCCATGAGTGTAAAGCTTCCCTCGATAGGAATAATAGTTCTTTTATTAGTCTGGACTTCTTTTACGGGTTATATTGTTTTTGTGGGCGTCACTACGGAGAGGTACAACGAGGTGAAGGCGAAGCTGGATTTCTATTACGGCCAGTTTGCCGACCTGAGAACGACCATTAATTCCCTGAAAAAATCAGAGACACAGTTTAAGCGGTTGTTTTCCCTTGAGAAAAAATCCGAGGTCCTTGAAACCCTCGATGTATCCGACTCAGGCTCTATAGATATGGAGCTGCTGAAGAAGCAGATTGAAAAGACAATGGATACCGTGGGAGAGATAAAGGACTACCTCAGACAGCAGCGCGATATCTACTTTGCCACACCAAGGGGATCACCACTTGAGGGGGGGTATATCAGTTCTCCCTTCGGCTGGAGAAAACATCCCAAGACCGGCAGGAGGGATTATCATACCGGTATCGATATAGCGGCCTGGCCGGGCACCCCTGTACGGGCAACGGCGGACGGTATTGTAAGTTTCGCCGGCTGGAGTGGCGGCAGCGGCAGGCTTGTAGTGCTTGAACACGGCTTTGGCTTTACCACCGCATATGCCCATAACAAGAAAATCATCGTTAAGGTAGGACAGAAGGTCAACCGGGGAGATATAATTTCCTATGTCGGTTCCACGGGAAATACCACCGGCCCCCATGTTCACTACGAGGTATGGCTCGATAAAAAGCCCGTTAACCCCCGTTCCTATATGAAAGGAAAATGA
- a CDS encoding polymer-forming cytoskeletal, with translation MFNKKYDKIETIVGFNSTIKGEVHVKGTLRTDGMIEGNVKADWVVVGQKGRVKGNIHAMGVLVGGSIEGNIEAKESVEIKSKGYICGDIRTQKLIIIEGGIFDGYSIMKKEEKKVVELQKGQQGPE, from the coding sequence ATGTTTAATAAGAAATATGACAAGATAGAGACGATTGTAGGATTCAACTCAACGATAAAAGGTGAGGTGCATGTCAAGGGGACACTACGTACGGATGGGATGATCGAGGGCAATGTAAAGGCGGACTGGGTAGTTGTGGGACAGAAGGGACGCGTCAAGGGGAATATTCACGCCATGGGCGTCCTGGTGGGAGGTTCGATAGAGGGTAACATCGAGGCAAAGGAGTCTGTTGAGATTAAATCCAAGGGATATATCTGCGGAGATATCAGGACTCAAAAGCTTATCATTATAGAAGGCGGTATATTTGACGGCTACTCCATCATGAAAAAAGAGGAGAAGAAGGTTGTTGAACTCCAGAAAGGTCAGCAGGGTCCTGAATAA
- the moeA_1 gene encoding molybdopterin molybdenumtransferase, with amino-acid sequence MKQSRRIYRQDISLDDALHRWHDSLKGIHRTEAEHIPVENSLGRTTASAVFAAISSPFFHSAAMDGYAVPFHETFGASETTPVKLKIGDTAVEVNTGEPLPEGCNAVIMIEEIHRDGDCIIINSPATPYQHVRTVGEDIVQTELILPENHLVRPIDIGAMLAGGITGIGVRRKPLVRIIPTGNEIIAPGEPLSRGRIIDFDSYMIGAMVLDAGGDYTREEIIPDNKELLKEVLSNSLNKCDFIVVIAGSSAGTRDFTPDVIAEMGDIILHGIRIKPGKPVLLGSIEGKPVIGLPGYPVSAYITFELFGLPLILHLLGRALPRREELIASLSRPVTSPPGSEEFLRVKVGKVGDKYMATPVGRGAGAVMTLQRADGIVRVPEMSEGLAAETEIKVTLMKDREEIENNIVCIGSHDNCIDLLANRLKQLFPGYSLSSAHVGSMGGLVAVKKGQAHMAGTHLLDETSGEYNVPFIKKFLKGIPLTLINLVYRRQGLIVRKGNPRGIKGIGDLTGEDLVFINRQRGSGTRLLTDKCLKDEGIDPADIEGYGREEFTHMGVASAVASGVADAGMGIITAAISLGLEFVPVARERYDIVVKNDFLDLPPFTALLSIIRSDEEFRAMVNSLGGYDTSDMGRIVYEQST; translated from the coding sequence GTGAAACAGTCAAGGCGAATATACCGGCAGGACATCTCCCTCGATGACGCACTTCACAGATGGCACGACTCCCTGAAAGGCATTCACAGGACAGAGGCCGAGCATATACCCGTTGAGAATTCCCTTGGCCGTACCACTGCTTCGGCAGTATTTGCCGCCATATCATCCCCCTTTTTTCATTCCGCTGCCATGGACGGCTATGCAGTTCCCTTCCATGAGACCTTCGGCGCTTCAGAGACCACCCCGGTTAAACTGAAGATTGGCGATACGGCCGTTGAAGTAAATACAGGAGAACCCCTGCCCGAAGGATGTAATGCCGTGATCATGATAGAGGAGATCCACAGGGACGGGGATTGTATAATCATCAACTCCCCTGCAACCCCTTACCAGCATGTCAGGACCGTTGGAGAGGATATTGTTCAGACCGAGCTTATCCTTCCGGAAAATCACCTTGTCCGGCCCATAGACATCGGTGCAATGCTGGCCGGAGGAATCACCGGGATAGGTGTCCGGCGAAAACCGCTTGTGCGGATCATTCCCACGGGAAACGAGATTATAGCCCCGGGTGAGCCCCTCTCAAGGGGAAGGATAATAGACTTCGACAGCTACATGATAGGGGCGATGGTCCTTGATGCAGGTGGAGATTATACCAGGGAGGAAATAATCCCCGACAACAAAGAGCTACTTAAAGAAGTACTGTCTAACTCATTGAATAAATGTGATTTTATTGTAGTTATTGCAGGATCTTCGGCAGGCACCAGGGATTTCACGCCGGATGTGATTGCTGAGATGGGCGATATCATTCTGCACGGCATAAGGATAAAGCCCGGAAAGCCCGTCCTCCTTGGAAGCATCGAAGGGAAACCGGTTATCGGTCTTCCCGGCTATCCCGTCAGTGCTTACATAACCTTTGAACTCTTCGGCCTGCCACTCATTTTACACCTCCTCGGCAGGGCACTGCCCAGGCGGGAGGAACTCATTGCAAGCCTCTCGAGACCTGTTACATCACCTCCCGGCAGTGAAGAGTTCCTCCGGGTCAAGGTCGGAAAGGTGGGAGATAAGTATATGGCAACGCCCGTCGGAAGAGGGGCCGGAGCCGTCATGACGCTACAGCGTGCCGACGGAATTGTACGGGTTCCTGAAATGAGCGAGGGGCTTGCAGCAGAAACAGAAATCAAGGTAACACTGATGAAGGACAGGGAGGAGATCGAGAACAACATCGTCTGTATCGGAAGCCATGATAACTGCATTGATTTACTTGCAAACCGGTTAAAGCAGCTCTTCCCGGGATACAGTCTCTCATCTGCTCATGTCGGCTCGATGGGCGGGCTCGTTGCCGTAAAAAAGGGACAGGCACACATGGCAGGAACACACCTTCTCGACGAAACCTCCGGTGAATACAACGTGCCGTTCATAAAGAAGTTCCTGAAGGGAATCCCGCTCACATTGATAAACCTCGTTTACCGCCGGCAGGGGCTTATAGTACGGAAGGGTAATCCCAGGGGGATTAAGGGTATTGGAGACCTTACAGGAGAGGACCTTGTCTTCATAAACAGACAACGCGGTTCAGGAACAAGGCTCCTTACGGACAAGTGCCTGAAGGATGAGGGTATCGATCCCGCTGATATCGAGGGTTACGGCAGGGAGGAGTTCACGCATATGGGGGTTGCCTCTGCCGTTGCATCCGGGGTTGCGGACGCGGGTATGGGTATCATAACAGCCGCTATCAGTCTTGGACTTGAATTCGTTCCTGTGGCCAGGGAGAGATACGACATTGTGGTAAAGAATGATTTTCTCGATTTACCGCCCTTTACCGCGCTTCTCTCCATCATCCGGTCGGATGAGGAATTCAGGGCGATGGTCAACTCCCTCGGCGGATACGATACGAGTGATATGGGCAGGATCGTTTATGAACAATCCACCTGA
- the mazG gene encoding nucleoside triphosphate pyrophosphohydrolase, whose product MDKFERLVSIMDRLRDKNGCPWDREQTRESLKPFLIEEAYELLEAIEENSPGKIKEEIGDLLFQLIFHARISEELGEFDIRDVLDSITEKMVSRHPHVFGNLDLESTEEVVQRWEEHKKREGKLRDSVLEGVPRALPSLLRAQRVQERASRVGFDWKEAGGVLEKIEEELEEFREAVRSGEGKRMEEELGDLLFSIVNLSRFVNINPEEALRRTTDRFIRRFRYIETGARAMGRKLDELSLEEMDRLWEEAKEKE is encoded by the coding sequence GTGGATAAATTTGAACGTCTCGTCAGTATCATGGACCGTCTCCGGGATAAAAACGGTTGCCCCTGGGACAGGGAACAGACAAGGGAGTCCTTAAAACCCTTCCTGATAGAGGAGGCCTATGAACTCCTCGAGGCAATAGAGGAGAACTCTCCGGGGAAGATAAAGGAGGAGATCGGTGACCTGCTGTTTCAGCTTATATTCCATGCGCGGATATCAGAGGAACTGGGTGAGTTCGATATCCGGGACGTCCTCGACTCTATAACGGAGAAGATGGTATCAAGACATCCACACGTCTTTGGCAATCTTGATCTGGAAAGCACCGAGGAGGTTGTGCAGCGATGGGAGGAACACAAAAAGAGGGAAGGTAAACTGAGGGATTCGGTGCTTGAAGGGGTTCCCCGGGCATTGCCCTCTCTCCTGAGGGCCCAGAGGGTTCAGGAACGCGCCTCAAGGGTCGGGTTTGACTGGAAGGAGGCGGGAGGTGTTCTGGAGAAGATTGAAGAGGAGCTTGAGGAGTTCAGGGAAGCTGTCAGGTCCGGAGAAGGTAAGAGGATGGAAGAGGAACTGGGTGACCTCTTATTTTCCATCGTGAATCTTTCACGTTTTGTAAATATAAACCCTGAGGAGGCCCTGAGAAGGACAACGGACAGGTTTATAAGGAGATTCAGATACATTGAAACAGGGGCAAGGGCTATGGGAAGGAAGCTCGATGAACTGAGCCTTGAAGAAATGGACCGGCTCTGGGAGGAAGCCAAGGAGAAGGAATGA
- the queE gene encoding 7-carboxy-7-deazaguanine synthase: protein MKNNGRLLVCETFRSIQGESSYAGYPCFFIRLTGCNLRCTYCDTVYAYEGGQETEIEALIDDATGSGLGLVEVTGGEPLLQENAFILISGLADEGFKVLVETNGSRDISKLDKRCVAIIDIKTPGSGMAGRMDFSILKRLRKQDEIKFVITSPDDYEWSKGVMKEYGLEEERVLFSPSTGAVKPEDLAGWMLDDGLSVRLNLQIHKYIFSDRRGV from the coding sequence ATGAAAAATAACGGAAGGCTGCTTGTCTGTGAGACCTTCAGAAGTATCCAGGGTGAGTCAAGCTATGCCGGATACCCCTGTTTTTTCATCAGACTCACCGGTTGTAACCTCAGATGCACCTACTGTGACACAGTCTACGCCTATGAGGGGGGGCAGGAGACGGAGATAGAGGCCCTTATCGATGATGCCACGGGCTCGGGGCTCGGGCTTGTAGAGGTCACAGGTGGTGAACCCTTACTCCAGGAAAATGCATTCATCCTTATTTCAGGGCTTGCGGATGAGGGGTTTAAGGTGCTTGTTGAGACGAACGGTTCCCGGGACATCAGCAAGCTCGACAAACGTTGTGTTGCGATTATCGATATAAAGACCCCGGGAAGCGGCATGGCCGGGAGGATGGATTTCAGCATCCTGAAGAGATTAAGAAAACAGGATGAGATAAAGTTCGTTATCACCTCGCCGGATGATTACGAGTGGTCTAAAGGGGTTATGAAAGAGTACGGCCTCGAAGAGGAGAGGGTGCTTTTTTCACCGTCCACAGGGGCTGTCAAACCGGAAGACCTTGCAGGGTGGATGCTCGATGACGGGCTCTCCGTCAGGCTGAACCTCCAGATCCATAAATACATATTCTCCGACCGAAGGGGCGTATAA